From the genome of Candidatus Defluviilinea proxima:
AGGTTCATTTTTGACAGCTGGATTATCCAAATTCTGAAATGCCATTTCCCACGAAGGGAACTGGCGAACCTGGATCTGTTCTTTTGAAATGATCATGACATCCTTATGACGAGGATCCTTTTTGATCTTTTCAAAAACAGCAGTGACCGCATCATCAGGGCCTTCCAGAACCTGCATAAAATTGCCACCTTTATATAGCAACATTCCAGAAATATTCCCTGACTCATTATTTTCGCGGCTGACCTTGAGGATATCCAGCAGTTCATTATCCTTCATTATCTTAACCGATGTACTGACGTAGATAAGAGAGAGCATATTTTTCTCCTTTTAACAATTATAGCTTTATTTAAAACACATCCAACCGGTCTTACGATTCTGATATGTACACGTCCATTCAATATTTGACTTGACAAGCAGGGCCGGGAACGTACAATAACGCACATTATGAAAATAATATTCATGCAACATTGCTTGTGTCCATGGCGGGGTTCGTAACCATCACCTGGACTTCCTTGGCAAATAAGCAGTCAACGAGTAAGGATGGTGGAACGACCCCGCGCAAAGATCATGCGCAGGATGTTTCGCTGTCCTTTTATTTTGTCCGTTGACTGCTTTTGATTTTTAATGGCAAAAGTATTGTGTAAGATAATGAATTAACATAACAACTTTAATATGAAAGAGGAAAAATAATATGTCATACGTACACCCCGAATACCTTGTAGATACCGAATGGGTCGCTTCACATGTCGAAGATCCAAACGTCCGCATTATAGAATCAGACGAAGACCCGTTGCTTTATGCCATCGGCCATATCCCCGGCGCCGTGCAAGTGGACTGGTTCAGCACGTTACAACATCCGCTGCGCCGCGATTTTCTGACGAAGGAACAATTTGAGAAGGTCGCTTCAGAGATCGGCATTACCAATGACACCACCGTCGTTTTCTACGGCGACAAGTCCAATTGGTTCGCATGCTATGCGCTGTGGCTCTTCCAATATTATGGGCATAATAACGTCAAGATCATGAACGGTGGACGACTCAAATGGGAAAAAGAGAGCCGTCCTCTCGTGAAGGAAGTTCCCTCGTACAAGAAAACAGCTTACAGCGCGAAAGAAGCGGATAAGTCCATCCGCGCCTTCCGCGATCAAGTGCTCCAGCAAAGCAACGCAAAGAAACCGTTGGTGGATGTCCGCTCACCGAAAGAGTATAGCGGCGAACTTTTGCACATGCCCAACTATCCACAAGAAGGCGCAACACGCGGCGGGCATATCCCCGGCGCGGTCAGCATCCCGTGGGCTACAGCGGTCAACGAAGCGGACAGCACGTTCAAATCTGCGGACGAATTGCGCGCGATCTATGAAGGCAAAGGGATCAAGTCCGATGGAGAGGTCATTGCTTACTGCCGCATCGGTGAACGTTCCTCGCTGACTTGGTTCGTATTGAAATACCTGCTCGGTTATCCCAACGTCAAGAACTATGATGGTTCATGGACCGAATGGGGCAACCTCGTGGATGCACCAATAGAAAAATAATTTTTGTAGGGACGACCAGCTGGTCGTCCCTACATGAGGCATCATGTCCCTTCCCAAAAAACTTCAAGAGATCGTAGATGACTTCGCCAGCATGTCACGTGAGGAAAAGTTGGAAACGTTGATCGCGTATGCTGAGTCATTTCCTCCACTGCCTGAACGATTCAAAGACCAACGCGACAACATGGAAGCCGTGCCCGAATGTATGACACCCGTCTTTCTTATCAGCGAACAAGAACCGAACGGCGGCATTATCTTTTATGCCGATATTCCTCCGCAATCCCCTACCGTACGTGGTCTCGCATCCATATTGCTTAACGGTCTCAATGGCTGCACGATGGAAGAGATCATCAGCGTTCCCGCAGATTTTTATCTGCCGATGAATCTTGCCGAGGCAGTTTCAGGTCAACGCCTGAATGGGTTCATGGGTGTTCTTGCACACATGAAACACATCGCTATTACTTCTATTAAAACAAGATAAGTTCTTTAAAATTACCTCTTGCAAAAATTCGGACATCATGTAAAATATAGAAAGTTCTCCCCGACCTGCCCCCCTCAGGCCGGGGAGAACTACTTAAAAGACAATTCACGGGGGATTGGGTACAATCAGGACATGAAACATAAACTCCTTCTTTTCATCACAACATTGATACTCGCCACACTCGCATGCAGTGCGGGACAAACACCCGCATCATCTCCGACAGAGGAGCCTGCTTCAACATCAACAAGCATCTCCTCCACTGAGATCTTTACACCAGTCCCTGCACCTACAGAGACTCTCACACCAACAAACACTCCAATAGAAACGTTTACTCCCGCTCCTACTGAAACGCCAACACAAACTCCCCTCCCCGTAGTAGAAGTTTTGAAAGCACAAGTAAACGCGGATAAACTCAGTTGCCGTTACGGCCCCGGCGCAGAATATCTTTACCTGTTTGCTTTCAATGGGACTGCAAACATCAAACTTGTTGGGCGTACCGACGCGAACAATTGGGTCTGGGTGGAAAATAAAGGAAAAAATAACACTAATAACAATTGCTGGGTGAACGCCAAGTTCCTAGAAATTCAAGGCGACCCCAAAAGCCTGCCCATTGTGTACCCCGGTTTGAAATTGCCCGTGTCTCCTTATTATCCCGGTCCATCATGGGCAAAGGCAACACGTGAAGGCAACACCGTTGAGATCACGTGGGAGCACATCCCGATCAGCCCCGGTAAATTTGCGGACGAACGTATGCAACAATACATTATCGAGGTCTGGCGTTGTGAAGCCGGGCAGATCATTTTCGAAACGCTTGGCACAAACTTCCCCGTTATCAAAGTGGAGAATGATGAGGCCGGATGTAGCACTCCATCCCATGGGTTGGTCTATCTCCAGGAAAAGCACGGATACGGTGGACCTGTTGAAGTCCCCTGGCCACCTCACGAATAATTCGATTTTCACATTCCAATACAAAAGAAAACATAATGACTACAACACAGACAAAAGCATCGACACTTCCCTATATCGCCACAGCGGCATATTATTTATCCTTCATCATTTTAGGTCTCACCACTGCAGTTAGCGGACCCAGCCTCCCTACACTGGCGGAGCACACATCCAGTGGATTGGATCGTATCAGTCTGATCTTCATATTCAGTTCGCTGGGTTATATCGTTGGTTCCTATCTTGGCGGGCTTGCTTATGATCGCATCCCCGGTCACAAGCTCATGGTTATGACCTTGCTCATCATGGCGATTGCCTCGGCATTGATCCCAATCTCGCGTTCGCTGACAATCCTTCTATCCGCTATGTTCCTCAGTGGCATTGCATCGGGCGCTCTTGACGTGGGATGTAATGCATTGATCATGTGGACCCATCGCGAGAAGGCAGGTCCGTTCTTGAATGGTTTGCACTTCTTCTTTGGTATCGGTTCGCTTATCGCACCGTTCTTACTTGGACAGATCCTTCCCAAAACAGGCGACATCCTTTGGGTATATTGGTCCTTCTCCATTGTGTGCATCCCAATAGCCATCTGGCTATGGTTCTTACCCAATCCGCCGAAGCAGGAACATTCAGAAGAACATAGCTCTGCCCCGTTTCCTCTTGTGCCGGTCTTATTAGTTGTAGTCTTGTTCTTATTCTACGTGGGTCTCGAACTCGGTTTTGGGAATTGGATCTACACCTACACAGTGACTCTCAACCTTGGCACGATCACATCTGCCGCCAACTTGAACGGTTTCTTTTGGGGCTCATTTACCCTTGGTCGTTTACTTGGTATTTGGGTCTCAACCCGTCTTCGCTCACGAACAATTCTTTTCGTGGATATCTTCGGTTGCGCCATCAGCATCGTCATCATCATGCTTTGGAAAGAGTCCAGTGTTGCACTATGGATTGGCACGATCGGGCTCGGACTTTCCATGGCATCCATCTTCCCAACATTTATTATGCTCGCCGGTGAACGGATGCAACTCACTGGAGCGATCACAGGCTGGTTCCTTGTCGGCTCTGGGGCAGGAGGCATGCTTCTACCTTGGTTACTTGGACAGATATTCGCCCGCACAGGCCCCCAAGCAATGACAACCGTATTGCTCGTTACACTTATAAGCTTGTTTTTGGTCCTTCTTGTGTTTATCAATATAAAAGCGCCACCATTACCCAAACCTGCTCCAAGCACAGATTAACCGTCAAATTTTCAAAATCCCGCCCCAAAGCGGGATTTTTTATTGAAATTCTTGAAGACGATATTAAAATTATAAAAGTTACTATTGACAATCACAATAATTAGTTGTAATATATCAAAAATAATCAATTCGAAATGAAATATTATTCTAGAAAACCTGCAATTTCTTGAAGGTTGCCTTAAAAAGGAGTTTATTATGTCTCAATTTGCTGTAGAAGCTCACCAACTCATTAAGAAGTTCCCCGCCCGCCCAGGAACCGGGGATAAGCCCATCGAAGGCGAATCAGCTCAAAGTCCCAAAAAGAGGCGAGGGCTGTTTGCGAAGAAAGAGCCTAAAGCGATGTTCACCGCCGTGGACGGAGTCGATATCCAAATCGAACGTGGCGAGATATTCGGCTTGCTTGGCCCGAACGGTGCAGGCAAGTCCACCACGATCCGCATGTTGTGCACGTTGCTTGAGCCCACGAGCGGCACGGCGCATGTGAACGGTTACGATATTGTGAAACAAGCCAACGATGTGCGACGCAGTCTCGGCACGGTGCTGGCTGGTGAGCGCAGTATTTATTGGAAGCTGACAGGGCGTGAGAACCTTGAATATTTTGCGGCGCTGTACCACATCCCCACTGCGATTGCGAAGAGGCGCGTGGAAGAGTTGATCGAGCGCATGGAACTCAAGGATCGCGCCAACGAACTCGTTGAAAAATATTCGACAGGGATGCGGCAACGTGTGGCGATCGCGAAGGCTTTGCTTGCCCGCCCGCCCATTCTTCTTTTGGATGAACCCACGCTCGGACTCGACCCGCAAGCTGCTCGCAATTTAAGGGAGTTGATCGCACAACTGAAGCAGGAAGGCCACACCATCCTACTGACGACTCACTACATGGAAGAAGCTGACTTACTCTCTGACCGAATCGGCATTATTGATACAGGCAAGATCATCGCGCTCGATACACCCGAAGGACTCAAGAAACGCATCAACCAGAAAGAGATTGTCCGCCTTGAGGTAACTGGCTGGCAGGAATATATCGGCGACAAACTGCGTGCATTATCAGAAGTGGAAAATCTTGTAGCAATGAGACAAGGCGAAGCCGATTTGTGGGAAGTGAACATGCAGGCAACGAATAGCCGAATGTTATTACCCAAACTTGTTGAGAGCATCAGCCAAAACGGAACAAGGCTCGTCAACATGAATATCGTCAAGCCATCGCTTGAGGATGTGTTCATCCATTTGACGGGCAAGGCGTTGAGGGATTAGGAGTTGAAAATGGAAACAACGATCACTCCCCGCTCGCTTGGGCAACCAGGCTTTTTATCAGATGTGCGTGCGTTCATGGCCGTCCTTCGCCGTGAATGGACGATCTTCACACGCTACCCGAGTTGGATCATCGCTTTGTTCATCTGGCCGTTGATCTTCCCAATGTTGTACATCCTTACGGCACGTGCATTGGCCGGTCCCGATGGCAGCGGACTTGCAGTGTTCATGGAAACAACAGGCGCAACCGATTACATCGGGTACATCATCGTCGGCACAACCGTTTGGATGTGGCAAAACATCGTGCTTTGGGATGTGGGCTTTGCACTTCGCAACGAACAAATGCGAGGCACTCTTGAATCCAACTGGCTCTCCCCCACTTGGAGATTCTCTTATCTGCTTGGGCACACGGGTCCACAAATCGTTTCGATGGTGATGTTCATTGCCATCACTGCCATTGAATTTGGATTTATCTTCGGCGTCCGCTTGAACGGCAGTGTGTGGATGTTTGCACTGATGATGCTGGCAGCAATCCCAGCCATATACGGGTTGGGATTTGCATTTGCAAGTCTGGTCATCACGGTCAAAGAAGCCAATGCTTTCGTCTTCCTAATCCGCGGACTAATCATGATCTTCTGCGGCATCACCTTCCCTGTTGCCATCTTGCCCGAATGGATGCAAACCTTTGCAAAATGGCTACCACAAACCTATCTCATCCATGGGATGCGCGCCGCTGCATTCTCAAATGCAGGGATAACCGAATTGATGCCAGACTTGATTCCCCTGCTTGGATTTGGCACCTTCTGGCTTCTCGCTGGTTATTTTGCCTTCATCTGGATGGAACGCCGTGCCCGTCAAACAGGCGCCATCGGACAGTATTAAAGGTGCAATCATGGAAATAACAACTCTCTCACAACCCAATGTCAAAACCCAACTTCGAGCCTTGTTTGTCATCGCCCGCAAGGATTGGAAGGTGTTCTGGCGTTACCCGTTGAATGCAGTATCACAAATCTTTCAACCCATCATCTGGATCACGCCTACCTACTTCATGGGCAAAGCCTTCAGCACAAATGGACAAGCTACTGGCTTCGCGGCCTACAGTGGAAGCGGCGATTACATGTCCTATATTTTGATCGGGACAGTGTTAACCAACTTCATCATGACCGTGTTCTGGGGCATGGGACTCGCCCTCAAAGAAGACATGGACGCAGGTGTGCTCGAATCCAACTGGCTGACTCCTGTTTCACGTTTGCTTATTCTGGTTGGCCGAACGCTGACAAGTTTGTTCACCACCACGATCACTTCCATTGCAATGCTTGCTGTCGGCGCCTTGTTGTTTGGCTTCCATCCAACCGGAAATACGATCGCGGCCATTCTGACAGCCATTCCCATGTTGCTTGGACTGTATGGGTTTGGTTTTGCCTTCGCTGGCATTGTCCTATTGATGCGGGATGCGAACACATTGATCGATGTGGGCAGTTTTCTCATTCAAGGATTCTCAGGGACGAGCTTCCCAGTGAAGTCTCTGCCCTACTGGTTGATCCCTGTTTCGCTCATGCTCCCGTTGACGTATGGTCTCGATGCTGTGCGCGGATTTCTACTCAAGACCAATACCCTCCTCCCCATCAATGTAGAGATCATCATCCTTGTCGTTTTCATGTTCGTGATGCTATGGGGTGGCGCGCAGATCTTTTACAGGGTCGAACGGCGAGTCAGGACTTTAGGAACGCTGGGCCAGCACTAAGGTCCAGAAAGATGCGGATGTTCATCCTCCTTTGAAAAATAGAACGCGTGTGCTAAAATAGATATTCCCACACGAAAGGATCCGAATGTTTACTCGTTTCAACAAAATTTATCATGAGTTTCCGCGTCTGTTCTGGACCGTTGTTGGCATTCGCTTTGTAGATGGCATTGGAGGCACATTACTCTTTCCGTTCTTCGCGCTGTACATTACGCAAAAATTTAACGTAGGCATGACGCAGGCCGGTATCTTGCTTGGCATGTTCTCGCTCTTTGGCTTGATCGGGAGCATGGCAGGAGGTGCGCTGACCGACAAGTTCGGGCGAAAGCAGTTGATCTTGTTTGGTCTGGTGTTCAGCGCAATCAGCACATTGACGTTCGGCTTCGTCGAACATATCAGTGTGATGTACCCATTGGCTATTTTGGTGGGTACGCTCTCCAGTATTGCACAACCTGCCCATGAGGCAATGATCGCAGATATTCTGCCTGAAAACAAAAGGCAGGAAGGCTTTGGTATTTTGCGTGTGGTCGGCAATCTTTCATGGATCATTGGTCCAACCATCGGCGGCTTTGTAGCGAACATCAATTTCTTTTATTTGTTTGTCATCGATTCGATCATTAGCTGCCTTATCGCCATTGCTGTATATCGCACGATCCCCGAGACCAAACCTCAACCGCATGCCCACGAGCAGGGCGAGTCGCTCCTGCAAACAGTGATCGGGTATCGCTACCCATTGCGTGACACAGCTTTTACAGCGTTCATCATTGCAAACATTCTCATGTTGATCGTATACCAACAAATGTATGGCACGCTTTCTGTCTATCTGCGCGACTATCACGGTATCAATCCACAAGGATATGGCTTTCTAATGACAACCAGCGCCATTACCGTTGTGCTCTTCCAATTCTGGGTCTCACGGATGATCAAACAGCGCCCACCGTTCTTAATGATGGCTTTCGGTACCGTCTTCTACGTGATTGGGTTTGCTCTTTTTGGCATATTTGCAACATACACCCTTTTTATGCTCAACATCATTATCATCACCATCGGTGAGATGATCGTTGTCCCCACAAGTCAATCACTGGTTGCCAATTTTGCACCCGCCGACATGAGAGGACGCTACATGGCAATCGCAGGTCTTTCCTGGGCGATCCCTCAGACTATCGGGCCCGGTGCGGCAGGTTATATACTGGATAATTACCCCCCCAACACGCTCTGGTTCCTTGGTGCCATCTTGTGTGGCGTATCCGTCATCGCCTACTACGCCCTTCACCTTCGACTCGGCACAAGAGCCCAATTTGCTCCAACGCCAGAAGAAGGACAACCACTCCCAGTCGCTTCTGATTAACAAAAAAGTGGATGCGTTTCGGCGCATCCACTTTTTATTTGACTAAAACCCGCTTCGGACTTAACTGAAGCCTGCTTCCGTCCGAACAGCTGATCTCCCCTCTGCGATCTTAGTGATGATGTCCATCCCCTGCATGGACATGTCCATGATCCAGTTCTTCATCGGTCGGTTCGCGCAACGCAACAACCTTTACGCTGAAGTGCAACTCATCCCCCGCCAGCGGATGATTGAAATTCAAGCGGACAGTTTCACCTTCGACAGATTCGATGCGCGCATAACGTGCCTGACCCGAATCATCGCGGACTGTCAACTCCAAGCCTTCTTCCACGGGCATATCACTGGGGAATTGACCGCTGGGCACGTCTAAAAATGCTTCATCATCATATTCCCCATATCCATCGGCAGGAGCAACAACCACATCCTTGCTATCGCCAATTTTCATACCGAGCATTTCGCTTTCCAAACCAGGGATGATATTTCCATGCCCTGTAAGAAACTCCAATGGATCCTGTCCTTCAGACGAATCGATCACTTCGCCGTCAACTTTCAACGTGTATTCCATCGAAACTACCACGCCATTTTCTACTGTATCTTTACTCATTATTTATCCTTTCATGAATTAATGCGCCCATTGTATCAGCGAGATGGAAATACGTACACAAGTAAACATGGGGGATGCACTTTTATTGACACAAAACAAAACAGGAGTAAAATCCATCCAATTTAACTGGCCCCAAAACAATTTAAACAACAGACCCTGTGCTCAAAGCGTTGATTATATAGATCAACGCTTTTCTAAAATCACTTAGAGGAGAGGTGTTATGAATAAAGCAATCAGGTATCTTGTTTCTGCCATTGCAATTGCGACCCTGTTATTGGGTTCATTGGCGATGGCCCCCGCAGCGAAGGCCCAACCTGCGCCACTTCGTATGCAAAGCGGAACTTTTATCCCCGTCCAGAACAACTTACTCGCAGCAAATGGAGGAAGGTACTTCATCATCCAATTTGCTGGCCCGGTGGAACAGGAATGGAAGGATTCTGTCACCGCACAAGGCGTTGAATTGTTGGACTACGTCCCCGATTTTGCGTTCAAAGCGCGTATGAACCTTGCTACAGCGAAGAATGTAGCGAAGCAGTCCTTTGTCAGCGCGGTAGTACCTTTCGAAGGCCGCTTCAAACTCAAACGGGGTTTGATGCGTGATGGCGA
Proteins encoded in this window:
- a CDS encoding MFS transporter; the protein is MTTTQTKASTLPYIATAAYYLSFIILGLTTAVSGPSLPTLAEHTSSGLDRISLIFIFSSLGYIVGSYLGGLAYDRIPGHKLMVMTLLIMAIASALIPISRSLTILLSAMFLSGIASGALDVGCNALIMWTHREKAGPFLNGLHFFFGIGSLIAPFLLGQILPKTGDILWVYWSFSIVCIPIAIWLWFLPNPPKQEHSEEHSSAPFPLVPVLLVVVLFLFYVGLELGFGNWIYTYTVTLNLGTITSAANLNGFFWGSFTLGRLLGIWVSTRLRSRTILFVDIFGCAISIVIIMLWKESSVALWIGTIGLGLSMASIFPTFIMLAGERMQLTGAITGWFLVGSGAGGMLLPWLLGQIFARTGPQAMTTVLLVTLISLFLVLLVFINIKAPPLPKPAPSTD
- a CDS encoding ABC transporter permease, with amino-acid sequence METTITPRSLGQPGFLSDVRAFMAVLRREWTIFTRYPSWIIALFIWPLIFPMLYILTARALAGPDGSGLAVFMETTGATDYIGYIIVGTTVWMWQNIVLWDVGFALRNEQMRGTLESNWLSPTWRFSYLLGHTGPQIVSMVMFIAITAIEFGFIFGVRLNGSVWMFALMMLAAIPAIYGLGFAFASLVITVKEANAFVFLIRGLIMIFCGITFPVAILPEWMQTFAKWLPQTYLIHGMRAAAFSNAGITELMPDLIPLLGFGTFWLLAGYFAFIWMERRARQTGAIGQY
- a CDS encoding BLUF domain-containing protein, translated to MLSLIYVSTSVKIMKDNELLDILKVSRENNESGNISGMLLYKGGNFMQVLEGPDDAVTAVFEKIKKDPRHKDVMIISKEQIQVRQFPSWEMAFQNLDNPAVKNEPGYSQFLQDEFTAKIYRDNPLRAYIMLLSFRDNMR
- a CDS encoding ATP-binding cassette domain-containing protein, yielding MSQFAVEAHQLIKKFPARPGTGDKPIEGESAQSPKKRRGLFAKKEPKAMFTAVDGVDIQIERGEIFGLLGPNGAGKSTTIRMLCTLLEPTSGTAHVNGYDIVKQANDVRRSLGTVLAGERSIYWKLTGRENLEYFAALYHIPTAIAKRRVEELIERMELKDRANELVEKYSTGMRQRVAIAKALLARPPILLLDEPTLGLDPQAARNLRELIAQLKQEGHTILLTTHYMEEADLLSDRIGIIDTGKIIALDTPEGLKKRINQKEIVRLEVTGWQEYIGDKLRALSEVENLVAMRQGEADLWEVNMQATNSRMLLPKLVESISQNGTRLVNMNIVKPSLEDVFIHLTGKALRD
- a CDS encoding peptidylprolyl isomerase, giving the protein MSKDTVENGVVVSMEYTLKVDGEVIDSSEGQDPLEFLTGHGNIIPGLESEMLGMKIGDSKDVVVAPADGYGEYDDEAFLDVPSGQFPSDMPVEEGLELTVRDDSGQARYARIESVEGETVRLNFNHPLAGDELHFSVKVVALREPTDEELDHGHVHAGDGHHH
- a CDS encoding ABC transporter permease: MEITTLSQPNVKTQLRALFVIARKDWKVFWRYPLNAVSQIFQPIIWITPTYFMGKAFSTNGQATGFAAYSGSGDYMSYILIGTVLTNFIMTVFWGMGLALKEDMDAGVLESNWLTPVSRLLILVGRTLTSLFTTTITSIAMLAVGALLFGFHPTGNTIAAILTAIPMLLGLYGFGFAFAGIVLLMRDANTLIDVGSFLIQGFSGTSFPVKSLPYWLIPVSLMLPLTYGLDAVRGFLLKTNTLLPINVEIIILVVFMFVMLWGGAQIFYRVERRVRTLGTLGQH
- a CDS encoding MFS transporter encodes the protein MFTRFNKIYHEFPRLFWTVVGIRFVDGIGGTLLFPFFALYITQKFNVGMTQAGILLGMFSLFGLIGSMAGGALTDKFGRKQLILFGLVFSAISTLTFGFVEHISVMYPLAILVGTLSSIAQPAHEAMIADILPENKRQEGFGILRVVGNLSWIIGPTIGGFVANINFFYLFVIDSIISCLIAIAVYRTIPETKPQPHAHEQGESLLQTVIGYRYPLRDTAFTAFIIANILMLIVYQQMYGTLSVYLRDYHGINPQGYGFLMTTSAITVVLFQFWVSRMIKQRPPFLMMAFGTVFYVIGFALFGIFATYTLFMLNIIIITIGEMIVVPTSQSLVANFAPADMRGRYMAIAGLSWAIPQTIGPGAAGYILDNYPPNTLWFLGAILCGVSVIAYYALHLRLGTRAQFAPTPEEGQPLPVASD
- a CDS encoding sulfurtransferase, which produces MSYVHPEYLVDTEWVASHVEDPNVRIIESDEDPLLYAIGHIPGAVQVDWFSTLQHPLRRDFLTKEQFEKVASEIGITNDTTVVFYGDKSNWFACYALWLFQYYGHNNVKIMNGGRLKWEKESRPLVKEVPSYKKTAYSAKEADKSIRAFRDQVLQQSNAKKPLVDVRSPKEYSGELLHMPNYPQEGATRGGHIPGAVSIPWATAVNEADSTFKSADELRAIYEGKGIKSDGEVIAYCRIGERSSLTWFVLKYLLGYPNVKNYDGSWTEWGNLVDAPIEK
- a CDS encoding SufE family protein produces the protein MSLPKKLQEIVDDFASMSREEKLETLIAYAESFPPLPERFKDQRDNMEAVPECMTPVFLISEQEPNGGIIFYADIPPQSPTVRGLASILLNGLNGCTMEEIISVPADFYLPMNLAEAVSGQRLNGFMGVLAHMKHIAITSIKTR